The Terriglobales bacterium genome segment GCCGCGCAGCAGGGGAATCTGCATGACGCTGAAGTACTGCGGATCGGCGGTAAGGGTCATGGCGTCGTACTGCAGGCTGTAACTGGGTGCAGGCCGCTCAAGAATAGTGAAAACTCTGTCTCCCTGGGGTCCTGTTCCGGGCGCAACCGAGACGAGCGCCGCACCGCGAACGCCGGGTAGCCGGCGCACCCGATCGAGGAGCGACTGATGAAAGCGCACCACTTTGTCGCGGGCATCGTATTGGATTTCTGGCAGTCCAAATTTCATGGTGATTACGTGATCGATGCGGCAGCCCAGATCCGCCATGCGCAGGCGCAGAAAGCTCTTGAAAAGCAGCCCGGCTGAGACCAGCAACATGACCGTAAGCGCGATCTCGAATGTGAGCATCGTCTTGCGCAATCGTGCTCGCGAGGCGCTCCCGCCGACGGATCGTGAAGATTCCCATAGCGCCGAGAGCAGCCCTTTGCCAGTGGAAGATATCGCCGGTACAAGACCTGCCAGCAGTCCCGTCGCCAGTACCAGACCTGCGGCAAAAGCGAAAACCCATCCATCGACGTGAACTGAATCGGCACGAGGCAGATTGCGCCAGTGCGCCGCTAGCCATTGCGTTGACGCGAGCGACAGCAGCAGGCCAAGTCCGCCGCCGAACACGCAGATCAGTAGGCTTTCCGTTATCTGCTCGCGAATTAAAGCAAGCCGGCTACCGCCAAGTGATCCACGGATGGCGACCTCCTTGCGACGCGATGCAGCCCGCGCCACCAGCAAGTTCGAGACATTGAGGCAGGCGATCAACAGCATGCAGCCAACCGCGCACAGCAGTACCAGCAGCTGTGTTCGCACTCCCCTCACCAGGTCGTCGATCATCGGCCGGGACCAGACATCTTCGGCGACGGGCTTGGAAGCATTGGCAAGATGGATCCGGTACTGCACCGCGCTCACCTCTTGCGTCGCCGCTTCTACGCTCACATCCGGCTTCAGCCGCGCTACCACCTCGCTCTGGTGCCCATCATGTATGCCGTAGTCGCTCTCGGAAAAAGTCTGCGCGTAGGGCATCCAGTATTGGATCCGCGCGTCCGGATAGGTATACCAGCTGGGTAGTACACCAACGACAGTAGTCGGGATGGTGTCCAGATGAATCTGTTTGCCGATGATGGAAGGATTCCCGGCAAAACGGCG includes the following:
- a CDS encoding ABC transporter permease; the protein is MHSELPEVVQSAGGSANLFPLLGVTPAFGRIFTEAEDQPKGEPVVLLTWSLFQRRFAGNPSIIGKQIHLDTIPTTVVGVLPSWYTYPDARIQYWMPYAQTFSESDYGIHDGHQSEVVARLKPDVSVEAATQEVSAVQYRIHLANASKPVAEDVWSRPMIDDLVRGVRTQLLVLLCAVGCMLLIACLNVSNLLVARAASRRKEVAIRGSLGGSRLALIREQITESLLICVFGGGLGLLLSLASTQWLAAHWRNLPRADSVHVDGWVFAFAAGLVLATGLLAGLVPAISSTGKGLLSALWESSRSVGGSASRARLRKTMLTFEIALTVMLLVSAGLLFKSFLRLRMADLGCRIDHVITMKFGLPEIQYDARDKVVRFHQSLLDRVRRLPGVRGAALVSVAPGTGPQGDRVFTILERPAPSYSLQYDAMTLTADPQYFSVMQIPLLRGRVFTDHERLDNTHYVVVSKQFVDQFFSGDDPIGKHVRSGWDTNVENYEIIGEVGDTVYDVTKPVAATMYFPILSGIPDRTSEATIVAWTSVDPLAMSTQIQQQISALEPELPVYNALTMDQILGKTTASQGFAANLVLAFASLSLLLAAVGLYGVLSYLVTQRVSEIGIRVALGAQREQILSLILFDRLRPAFLGLILGLTASGGATQLIRSMLYGTEPTDPAVIGAVILTLLLIASIACIFPAWRASRLDPMQALRTE